Below is a genomic region from Spongiibacter nanhainus.
CACCGGGATTTGGCACGGTGGTAGGGGATTGGCGGACACAAAGGCGGTGTCCGCCGTACGTGGACATCGATGTATATGTCCACCGGGATTTGGCACGGTGGTAGGGGATTGGCGGACACAAAGGCGGAGTCCGACGTACGGGTAGGGTGGACACGGATTTATATGTCCACCGGGGATCTGGCACGGTGGTTGGGATTGGCGGACACAAAGGCGGTGTCCGCCGCACGGGTAGGGTGGACATCGATGTATATGTCCACCGGGGGTGTGGCACGTTGGTTGGGATTGGCGGACACAAAAGCGGTGTCCGCCGTACGGGTAGGGTGGACATCGGTGTATATGTCCACCGGGATGTGGCACGGTGGTTGGGATTGGCGGACACGAAAGCGGTGTCCGCCGTACGGGAGGGTGGGCATCGATGTATATGGCCACCGGGTTGCGGCTCGGTGACTTAATGTCGGCGCTTAATGAGAACACGCTCGGCGCGATATTCACCGGGGGTTTGCCCGCTGTGGCGTTTAAATGCGGAGCAAAATCCGGATGGCGATGCAAAGCCCAGGGTATAGGCCACCGACTTGACGCTGTAGTCGCGATCCAGCAATTCTTTGGCGATCTCCAGGCGTTTTGTAGCGGCATATTCGCCCAGAGAGCAACCGCGACTGGCTCTAAAGCTGCGGCTGAGCTGGCGAACGGAGAGACCACACAGTGCGGCCAGTTCGCTCAAGGTTGGTAAGTGGTTTGCTTCGCGGATATGTTCATCAATGAGCCGCAGGCGCCAGGGGGAGAGTCCTTTGGCGGTGTCTCGCTGGGATACCGATTGGTGAAAGCGCAATAGTTCCACCGACAGTTGCGTGGCGATGCCGTCTACTAACAGGTCGCTGGCCAGGCCGGGTTGCTGAATTTCGCGCTTGAGTTGGCCCAGTAGGTGGAGGACGTTGCTGCTATTGATATCCAGGCCGGCGGCCAAATGGGTTTCGTCGCAAAACTCTTCATCGAGCCACTCGGCTATCAGGGTTGGGTCAAGCTGACACAGCAGGGAATGCTGCTCGCCGGTTGAATCGCTTCGAGCCAGCAGTGACTCGCCGGGTGGCACCATAAACACGGCGCCGAGCCGTTCAAAGCGGGAGCGCGTCCAGCGTTCAGGGTAACTGCCACGGGCATTGCGGGGGCGGGGGGTTAAACACAAATCAAGACGCAGCCGCCGATCTTCCACAAAGGTATTGTCCGGGGGCTCCCGAAACACAAATTTAACCTGTTGGGCGGATAGCGCCGGGCGCTCGATCTGAGCGACGACGAGCATTTCACTGGATGCTGTGGCAGACACGCTTGGCCTCCCATTACTGGTGCGGATAGCTGGATTCACTGCGGCGCAGTGGCCGTGAGAGTGGGCTCCGCAATAACTGTTATTGTGGTGTTAGTTTTTCACTATTCAACAGTGTTGTCAAAATAGCTGGGGGTGGCGATAGGCAAAAGCGGCGGGCATAAAAAAAGGCAAGCCAATGCGGCTTGCCTTTCGGGAAACGCTCGAAGCTAGTATTTATACAGCAACGATGTTCTCGGCTTGAGGACCTTTTTGGCCTTGAGTTACGGTGAACTCAACTTGCTGACCTTCGGCCAGAGTTTTGAAGCCGGAGCCGGAGATGGCGCTGAAGTGGGCAAACACGTCGGGGCCGCCTTGCTGCTCCAGGAAGCCAAAGCCTTTAGTTTCGTTGAACCACTTAACAGTACCAGTTACACGGTTAGACATATCGATATATCCTGTAGATAAAAAATTATAACTGTCCTGTCTGATCCGGGCGTGGCCTCGGTCAGGACAAGACTAAAGATAGCGGGAAACATAAACTGAAATTTAGAAACTACAGGACGAAGAACGTTGCGGTACTACGTGATGGAGATTTTAAAAACGAGTTTTACTTTCTAGCTTCGCGCAAGTTATAGCGCTGGCCAGCTAAAGTCAATCAGTTTTTTCACTATATTTTAAAGCCGCCGGGCTGGATACAGACGGGCTCGGTCATTGGCCAGTCGGCATGCTCAGCCCAGGGGGTTAACCCTCGGGCCTGACCTGATAGCGGCTGAGGTAGCGCTCAAAGGTGCTCCGTAAGGAGGATTCATCTAGGCCAAATTCCGCCAGCTTGTAGTCGTGCTTGCCGAACTTGTTCTGGGGGTTATCGTCCAGCCAGCCCTGCATGCCCTGGCGGGCGGCGTCGTCAAAATCGTCACCGAGCTGTTGGTAGAGCTTTTCCATAGTGGCGATGGGTTGCTCCATCAAGTCGGCGTAGTGGACGTCGATCACCCGGTCTTCGCCGGCGCGATCGCGAAAATCCATAATCCGCTCGGCGTGGAGCTGGGCCTGGTAAACACAGTTCTCGGCAATCCAGTCTTTATCCACACCGCCGGTAAAGCCCATGTGAGCCAGGGATATCAGGCTGCAGAATGAGCCGGTGGCAGTGAGGGGATCGCGGTGGGTCCAGATCAAACGGGCGTCGGGGTAGACCTCCAGCAGGGTATCCAACCACAGGGCGTGGGAGGGCATCTTCAGGTTCCACACCCCGGGGGCGTCGGCCTGGAGCAATTGCAGGAACTTCCTGTGGTACTGATAGGCGGTGGACATATCGGCGTCATTGAGCAACCAGTCCCGGTAGTTGGGCAATTTGCCCCGGGACTCCAGCATCAAGGTTTTAAAGTCGTGGGCCATAAAGTAGACGCACTCATTGGGGTAGATCGCCGAGCTGCGGTAGTACTTGCCCATCTCCGGCGCGGCGGCCAATAGCTCTTTTTCGATCTTGAGGCGCTCCACCGCCCGGGGGTCGGTAAATAAGGTGTCGCTGGTGGGGGGCGGCACGGGATCCTCGATTTCCCAGGTGAGGGGGGAGCGTCGCTGTGGGTCGGCGGCCAGCAAATTGCTGAGTAGGGTGGTGCCGGTGCGGGGGACGCCAAAGACGAACACCGGGCGCTCTATTTTGCGCTCCAGTAGCTCAGGGCGTTGGCGCAGGTAATCGCTGACTTTAAGGCGGTTGCCCAGGTATTGAAGAATCGACTCTTCGAAGCGGGTGGCGCCACGCTCGGGCATTTCCAGTTGGTTGGCGTCGCGCAACAAGATCGACAGCCCCTCTTCAAAGCTGTGGCTGTCGAACTGGCTGAGCCCAGTGGCTTGCTGGGCCTTTTCAATAAGCTGATCGGCGTTGAAATCGGTCATTGGGCTGTCCTTGTTATTTGCTAGTCATCATCTTAGGTGAGGCCAGGACGGCGGGACAATCGTCACTGGTTTCGCGGATGGGACGTTATGTCTCGATTAGGACATTAGGACCCGCGACGTGTCCGGATTGAGCAACTATGGCCGGGTGGCCGTATCACTCTTCCTTGAGGGGGCAGAGCGGCTGGCACAGACTTAAGGCAACTCTATCGATCCAATAGCAATAACACGCGGAGAAAGCTATGAGCGCATTATTTGACCTCTCTGGAAAGGTCGCACTGGTGACCGGTGGCAACGGCGGCCTGGGGCTGGGCTTTGCCCGGGGTATCGCCAAACAGGGCGGTGCGGTGGAAATTTGGGGCCGCTCTGAAGAGAAAAATGCCAAGGCCAAGGCAGAGCTGGAGGAATACGGCGTAAAGGTCACGGCCAGGCAGGTGGATGTCTCCTCTGAGGAGCAGGTCGTGGCCGGGTTTAAGGCACTGATCAGTGATCACGGTCGCCTAGATGCGGTGTTTGCCAACTCCGGTGTTCCCGCACCCACTCGCTCTCTGTTGGAGACCACGTCCGAGCAGTGGCACAGCCTGCTGGACATCAATATGCACGGCGCGTTTTATACCCTGCGGGAGGGCGCTCGACTGATGGTAGAGCGGGCGGAAAACGGCGAGCCCGGCGGCTCACTGGTATTCTGCGGCAGCTTATCGATGTTTCAGGGTATTCCCGGCAAGGCGCAATATGCCGCGGCCAAGGCCGGCATCGGTGCCGCCATTCGTTGTATGGCGGTGGAGTTTGGCAGGCACGGCATTCGTGCCAACTCCATTGCGCCCGGCTATATCAAAACTGAGATGACCGGCAGCGACGCGGAGTGGTCGGATATCGACAAGTTCTTTGCCTCCCGCACGCCGGTGCCCCGGCCCGGCTATACCTCAGACTTTGAAGGGATTGCCGCTTACCTGGCCAGCGATGCCTCATCGTTCCATACCGGCGACACTCTGGTTATCGATGGCGCCGCGCTGATTACGCTGTGAGGAGGGGACCATGCGGATACTGAATATTCACGATATAGACGACGTCCGTCTCGATACCTATACCCCTGCCGAGCCCGGCGACAACGATGTGGTGATTGGCGTTAAAGCCTGTGGCATCTGCGGCAGTGACCTCAGCTATATCAAAATTGGCGGCATCATGCGTCAGCCCGGCGGAGTGACCCCCATTGGCCACGAGGCGGCGGGGGAGGTCCTCCACGTTGGCAAGGCGGTAGAGGATGTCCGGGTTGGTCAGCGGGTGGTGGTGAACCCCATGCAGACACCCAGCTATATCGGCAGTGGTGGCCCTGAAGGCGCCTTTACCGAGCAGTTGCTGGTTCGCGATGCCCGTCTCGGTGCCAGCCTGCTGCCGATCCCCGATGATCTGCCCTACGACATTGCCGCGCTGACTGAGCCGCTGGCGGTGGCCCTGCACGGTGTTAACCGCGCCCAGGCCAAAGCCGGTGACAATGTGGTGGTGTTTGGCTGCGGCCCGATCGGTTTGGGGATGGTGATGTGGCTGGTGGATCGCGGCGCCAACGTGGTGGCCCTGGATCTGTCACCCCAGCGCCGGGAGCGCGCCTTGCAGGTGGGTGCCCAGGCGGCATTTGACCCCACCCAGGTCGATCTCAAAGCCGAGCTGATCAAACTGCACGGCAGCACCCGGGTGTTTAGTCGCGAGGCAGTGGGGACCGACGCGTTTATCGACGCCGCCGGCGCGCCCAATATCCTTAACGATGTCATCGCCATGGCCAAGTATCAGTCGCGAATGGTGGTGACCGCCGCCTACATGAAGCCGGTTGAAATCAACCTCGGTGCCATGCTGACTACAGAAATGTCCATTACTACCGCGGTGGGTTACCCGGATGAGATGCCGGAGGTGATCGCCGCTATGCCCCGTTTGCGGGACACCCTGCAAGGCATGATCAGCCATCACTTTCCCCTGGATGAGGTGATTCACGCGCTGGAGGTGGCGGCCAGCCCCGAGTCTGCCAAGGTGATGATCAATATCGACGGGGAGTCGTAAAATGGGTGACGCTAAAAAGCCGCAGTTGGCCAGCCTGGTTCAGGCCGGTGCCCAACAGACCGAGGCCGAGCCGATCACTGAGCGGATCTTTATGGCCAAGGATATATCCAATGCCTACCTGGTTAAGACCGATGGTGGCGACGTGTTGGTCAACGCCGGCTTTATGGGCAGTGCCCAAAGTATAAAGACACTGTTTGAGCCCCATCGCAGCGGCCCTCTGCAGGCGATTTTTTTGACCCAGGCCCATGCCGACCACTTTGGCGGTGTGCCGGTGCTCAAGGAGTCTGATACTAAAATTGTGGCGCAACGAGGCTTTGTCGACACCGCGCAGTTTTTCCACCGCTTGATGCCCTACCTGGGGCGCCGTTCCGGCAAATTGTGGGGGGGCACGATTCAGGGCCGCCGCGACCCGGTGCCGGAGGTCGCACCGGACATCGCCGTGGACGATCATCTCGCCCTGGAATTTGGTGGCACACGCTTTGACGTGATTGCCACGCCGGGGGGCGAGTCTCCGGATGCCGTGGCGGTATGGATGCCCGCCGAGAAAACCCTGTTTACCGGCAATCTGTTTGGCCCGGTCTTTATGTCGGTGCCCAATCTCAATACGGTGCGGGGCGACAAGCCCCGCTCTGTGGAGCGCTTTTTGTCGTCGTTGAATCGGGTGCGAACCTTGGGAGCCGAGTTGCTGATTACCGGTCACGGTGAGCCCATTCGCGGCGGCGACCACATTCAGGCGCAGCTGGATAAGCTCTACGATGCGGTGGCCTATATTCGCGACGAGACCATTGCCGGCATGAATGCGGGCAAAGACCTCTACCAGCTGATGGCGGAGGTCACATTGCCGGCGCACCTGTCGCTGCTGCAGGCCCATGGCAAAGTGAGCTGGGCGGTGAGGTCCATTTGGCACGAGTATTCCGGGTGGTTTCTCTACGACAGCACGGCGTCGCTGTATCCCGTGCCGCCCAGCGCGGTCTACCAGGATATTGCCGACCTGGCCGGTGGTGCGGATGCGCTGGCAACCCGGGCCCAGGGCCATGTTGAGGCGCGTCGAGCGGTGCAGGCGATTCAGCTTTTGGACATCGCCCTCACGGCGGCGCCGGCCCATCGCCACAGCCTGGATGTAAAGCGCCAGGCACTGCAGCAATTGCTGGACGCTGCGGCAGCAGCTGATAACCTCAGTGAGATTATGTGGCTGCGCTCGGAATTAAAGGCAGTGGACGATACTCTCAATCCAAGTGGCTATTCTTACAAAAAGCCCTACAACAAGCCCGACAACAATTCCGGTAACAAGCCCGGCAACGACTGACGCAATCTACTGCGTCTTGGCTTCCAGATCTCGCACGGCACTGCTCATTGCCTTGCAGCCGGTGGCCAGCACCAGCGCCCCCAGTGGACAGCACGCGGCGATCACTGTAGCCATGCCGGCACCAATTGAGCCCTCACCAAAGACCAGATCGGAGACAGCGGCGATTAACAGTGGACCTGAGCCCATACCAATCAGCCCTGCCGTGCCGGCAAAAAAAGCGATACCGGTGCCGCGCAGCTCATTGGGCGTGGCCAGATTCAGGGAGGCGCTGTAACAGGCGGGCAGGGCGGCCATCAGAGCCAAAAAGATGCCCAGCAAGCCCAGAAAAATCCAGGGTGAGGTGGCCATCATGGCGGCGATACCCACCGGTGTGGCCACGACCATACAGCCGGCAAACCAGCGGAACTGGCCATCCCGGTAGCCGCGGCGATACATGCGATCCACCATAAAGCCACACAGCATTTTGCCGCTGATGGCGGAGACCACCACCACCGAGCCCAACCACAGGCCAATTTCGCCGGGGCTCCAGCCAAAGGTCCGGGCCATATGGGCGGGGTACCAAATGGCGCTGCCGCTCATCACCATGGAACCCAGGGCAAAGCCCACGTAGTGGTGGGCAAAGAAGCGTTTCTGCGTGCCGATAAAAGCCAGCAGTTTGCGATAGCTATTGAGTACGCCCCGCCATGGGCTGTCGGTGTTGAGCCCGTCCCGCACATTGCGGCGTACCGGCTCGGGAAAGCTAAATACAATAAAAGCCAGCAACATGCCGGGTATACCGATCACAAAGAATACCGCCTGCCAGGAGCGAATCTCACCGATGATAGGGAGCATGTAGCTGGGCGTCTGTGCCACCAGATCGACAATCATGCCGCCAAAGAAATAGGCGGTGCCGGAGCCAATAGTGGCGCCAATAGTAAACACCGCCATGGCGGTGGTCAGGCGATCCTTGGGAAACAAATCGGTGAGGATGGAGGTGGCGGAAGGGTTGAGGCCGGCCTCACCCGCGCCTACACCCACCCGGGCAAACAGCAGCTGCCAGTAGTGCACGGCGGCGCCACAGGCCGCGGTGGCGGCGGACCAGATGGCGACACTGCCAAAGATAATCCAGCGTCGGCTGTAGCGATCGGCCAGCGCGCCGGCGGCCAGGCCAAACAGAGAGTAAGTGATCGCGAAGGCCATCCCGTGGAGCAGGCTGAACTGAAAATCAGTGATGTTCATGTCCCGCTTGATGGGTTCTACCAGCAGCGAAATGATGAAGCGATCCAGAATCGACAGCCAGTACAAAAAAGCCATGGCGATGGTCGCATACCAGGCCACCATCGGTTTGGGGTAGGGCTGACTGGCTGCGCTGCCGGCAACGCCGGCGCTGGCGGATTCTTGCATCTTTGATGACCCTGTTATTAGAACTATTCGTTGTCTGGGGTAGTGGTCGGCACGGACCGACCGCTATCGACGCCTCGCCGGGCGACGCCTCGCCGGGCTATTATGGATTGCTGTTTGCAACTAAACAACACTGTCGAATAATATCTCTGTAGGCGTTATACTACAAAAAAAATGACTGAGGATCGCGGCCGATCCCCGGTGAGATAAATAACGACTGCACCGTATGGCTGGTTAGAGCCGGGCAAATAGGCCCCGGACGGACGCTGAGGTGTAATAGAGATAAGGAGCCAACCATGTCTGAAGCTTATATCCTGGATGCCGTGCGTACACCTCGCGGTATTGGTAAACCCGGGAAGGGCGCCCTCACCCACATGCATCCCCAACACCTGGCGGCCGCCGTGCTCAAAGCTCTGCAGGAGCGCAACAACATCGATGCTGCGGATATTGATGACGTGATCTGGGGCACCAGCGCCCAGAAGGGCAAACAGGGCGGGGACCTGGCGCGAATGGCTGCCTTGGATGCGGATTTTCCCATCCAGGTCAGTGGCGTCACCATGGATCGCTTCTGTGGCAGCGGTCTGACCGCCGTTGGCATGGCCGCCGGCCAGCTCAAGGCCGGCTTTGAAGACCTGTTGATTGCCGGTGGCACCGAAATGATGTCGCTGATTACCACCATCAGCCAGCAGGAGCGGGAGGCGGGCCTAAAACCGCTAATGATGGGCACCGGTAACGAGCGCCTGCACGAAAAGCACCCCCAGTCCAACCAAGGGGTATGCGCCGATGCCATTGCCTCCCTGGAAGGCATTACCCGGGAAGATGTTGATGCCCTGGCTCTGGAAAGCCAGCGCCGGGCCGCCAACGCCATTGAAAAGGGCTACTTCGACCGCGCCCTGGTGCCGGTCTACGACGCCAGTGGCAAGCTGGTGCTGGATAAGGACGAGTATCCTCGCCCCAACACCACCGCCGCCGACCTGGCCGCGCTGGAGCCCAGCTTTGGCAAGCTGGCGGATTTCCCTATTAACGCCGCTGGCGAGACCTTTCGCTCGCTGATCAATCGCCGCTACCCGGATCTCAAGATCGAACACATTCACCACGCCGGCAATTCCTCCGGTGTGGTGGACGGCGCCGCCGGCCTGTTGATGGCCTCACCGGCCTATGCCGACAAACACGGGCTTAAGCCCCGGGCCAAGGTGATCGCCAGTGCCAATATTGGCGACGACCCAACCCTAATGCTCAACGCCCCGGTCCCCGCCGCAAAGAAAGTGCTCGCCAAAGCGGGCCTGTCCATTGACGACATTGACCTGTGGGAAGTGAACGAGGCCTTTGCGGTGGTGGTGGAGAAGTTTATCCGCGACCTCAATATCGACCGGGACAAAATCAATGTTAACGGTGGCGCCATCGCACTGGGCCACCCCATTGGTGCCACGGGTGCTGTTTTGATCGGCACCGTATTGGATGAACTCGAGCGCCGGGATTTGCGGCGCGGCCTGATCACCATGTGCGCTGCCGGCGGCATGGCTCCGGCCATTATTATCGAGCGGGTGTAGCCCCAGCCGTATCACAGGAGAATAGCTTTGGAAGCAGCCACCAATAAGCGGCGTGCCACCAGGACCACCCGCGACCCACAGAAAACCCGTGAAGCTATTATGGAAGTGGCTGGCAAGTTGTTGGCTAAAGACGGCCCGGAAGGGCTGAGCGTGTCCCAGGTCGCACAGCTGGTGGGGGTAAACCGTGGCACTGCCTACCATCACTTTCCCACCCGGGAGCAATTGCTGGACGAGACCAAGGCCTGGGTCAGCGACAAGCTGCGTCAGCAGGTTTTTGGCGACGCTACCGGCGACAACGAGCTGGAAGAGCGGCGGGAGCCACGGCAGATAATCGAGCGGCTAGCCAATTTTGCCATGGACAATCCCGAGTTTGGCCGGGTGTGGCTCTATGAAGTGCTGCGCACCGGCCAGCCAGCTGACGACCCTTTTTGGCGTATCTACAAACAGCACATCGATAAATTTGTGGGGTCGGATTATTCCCAACCGGGGATCGATGCCGACGTCCACGCCATTACATTATTGGTCACCGTGTTTATGTGGCCGGTGTGGGCCCGCAATATGGTGAACAGTGCCGCAGGCCGCAAGCGCATGGCCCAGCGTTTTACCGACGAAATGCTGCGTATGAGTTTGTACGGCAGTCTTAACAAAGACAAGTTTCCCGATTTGGACAAACTTAAGGACTTGCAAGGCGACGCCAGCGATCCCCAGCCTGAATAACATAAAGTACGAGTAGGTAGTGCAATGAGCAATAAAACCCAGCAGAGCATGCCCTGGCCTGAAGAGGATTTTTCCCGCTACGGCGAGGTAGAAGAAAAGAAACTGGGCAATGTCCAGCAGTATGTGGGCAAGGTCATGCATCGCAACTGGACCTCGATTCCCCATGTCACCCACAACGATGACGCTGACATTACCGACTTTGAACAGCGTCGCAAGGCTTACAACGCCGCAAACCCGGATAAGAAAAAGACCCTGTTGCCGGTATTGATGAAGGCCTCAGTGGCGATGCTGAAGGAATTTCCCCAGTTCAATGTGTCCCTCAGCGCTGACGGCGCGACTATGTTTCAGAAGCACTACTACCATATTGGCTTTGCGGTGGATGTACCGGGCGGCCTGTTGGTACCGGTGGTGAAAGACTGCGACAAGAAAAGCGTTGACGACATCGCCGAGGAAATTGTCGCCCTATCAGAGAAGGCGCGGGGCAAAGGCCTGCCTATGAACGATATGTCCGGCGGCTGCTTTACCCTGTCGTCTCTGGGGCATATCGGCGGCACCAGCTTCTCCCCGATTATTAATGCGCCGGAAGTGGCCATTATGGGGATTACCCGGGCTGCCAGCCGGTTTGTGCCGGATGCCGAGGGCAAGCCAGTGCTGCGCCAGTTTCTGCCGCTGTCACTGAGTTACGACCACCGGGTGATTAACGGCGCCGATGCGGCGCGCTTTACCCGGGCGATGGCGGATTGGCTGCAAGCCTACACTTTCTAAGTGCGCTGCCGCTGGAGCGGCGCGCCTTTACGATTGCCCCGATGTGATTCGTCCGTAGGCGGGGCGCCCCGAAAACCGGCCAAGCGCGCCGGTTTTTTTGTGCGCGGTCTATTTCGGGAGTGCGGAGCAGGGCTACCGATTTGCATTGTGGCTTGGGGGCTCATTATTATTGCGGTGTTGTCGACCTAGGGCGCTCAAAGGTGGGGAGCTGGTGGACAACAGATATCAGGCAACACGGGACTACCGTATTGAAAAAACTAGCGCGGCACGTTGTGCAGCTGAGCATTGCGTGGCTTCTTATCGCTATGGGCGTCGTGTTTTTACTGTCGCCAATCCCTGTGGGTAACTTTTTTTTCGCTGCGGGCCTGTCGGTATTGATCTATACCAGTGATAGGGTCGCGTCCAGGATTTGCGCCTTTCGTGAGCGCCATCGGGGACTAAACCGGCAGCTGCACTGGGTAGAAGAGAAGCTGGGTGACCGGGTGAAGTTTGTCAGTGCGGCGATGGCGAAAACCCGCCCAGTGCCCGAGTAGTTACCAGCCTTAGGCCGGCACCGCTTCCTTCTCGCCCTCAGAATCAAGGTAGCTGACACCCGTCATCTGCTCTGAAACTTCCCACAGTTTTCTTCCCAGCTCGGGGTCCTTTGCTGCGGGGTTTAATTTGGCCGGTGCGGGTTTGCCGCCAATTTCCAGGAAGCCTCCCGGTCCGTAGTAGTCGCCTCCCTTAACATCGTCAGACAGGGCTGCCAGGAGAGTGGCTCTGGCGGCATCGTCTGGGGTGGGGATAAGGGGTTCGACCTTGGACTGTATCCACAGTGACAGCTTGGATTTTTCTTTGTAACTATCGTTTTTCTTGGTGATCTCGGTGGCGGCAAAACCGGGGTGGGCGCCCAGTACCAGTATATTGCTGCCCTGCAAGCGGCGGTTCAGTTCGCAGGTAAAGGTCATGAGTGCAATTTTGCTGCGGGCATAACTCTTCATGGGCTTGTAGGTATCCCGCTCCCAGTTCATATCGTCCAGGGCGAGCTTGCCAAAGCGGTGAGCCAGGCTGCCGACATTGACGATCCGGCACTGCTCGTCTTTGTTGAAGTAGGGCAGCAGGCGGCCGATCAAGGCAAAGTTACCCAGGTAGTTGGTGGCCATCTGCATCTCGTGACCAGCCGCATTGCGGGCCAGAGGGACGTCGGTGATGCCGGCATTGTTAATTAGCAACTCCAGTTGGCCGACTTGTTCGGCAAACAGCTTGGCAAAATTCTCCACCGAGCCCAGGTCGGACAGATCCAGGGGCAGCACCTGCAAATTGGCATTGGGGTGTGCTTGCAGCAAGGCCGTGCGCGCCGCTGCGGCTTTGGCCTCGTTGCGACAGGCCATAATGACCCGGTAGCCTTCGCGGATCAGACCGGTGGTAATGGCGTAGCCCAGCCCGGCATTGGCGCCGGTAACAACAGCGGTTTTCATGACGTTTGCTATCCCCAATCTGCTTGTTATTTTGCGTTGCTTGTATCAGATGAAAAAAGCCGCGACGGGGCCGCGGCAAGTACACACTCTGATGGACAGGAGTGCTTGTGATCAGGCCTCGGCCAGGTGTTTGCGTACCTCGCGGCGAAGCAATTTACCCATTTCGTTGTAGGGCAGTTCGTCCAGAAAAATGATCTTCTCCGGCACCCGGGAAGAGCGCAGCCGCTCTTTCACCAAGGCTTTTAATTCCGCTTCACCGGGTTGTGCCTGCCCGGGGTGAAGCGCAATGGCGACACCGACCGCTTCACCCCATTCCACCGAGGGAATGCCCACGGCGGCAGAGTCGGCAATGGCCGGGTGGGTGGCCAGTACGTCTTCGATTTCGCCGGGGGAGATGTTCTCGCCACCGCGGACAATGACGTCATCGGCGCGACCGGAGAGAAACAGATAGCCCTCGTCGTCGAGATAGCCTGCGTCCCGGGTCGGGAACCAGCCGTCGGCGTCCAGTGCTGATTT
It encodes:
- a CDS encoding helix-turn-helix transcriptional regulator → MSATASSEMLVVAQIERPALSAQQVKFVFREPPDNTFVEDRRLRLDLCLTPRPRNARGSYPERWTRSRFERLGAVFMVPPGESLLARSDSTGEQHSLLCQLDPTLIAEWLDEEFCDETHLAAGLDINSSNVLHLLGQLKREIQQPGLASDLLVDGIATQLSVELLRFHQSVSQRDTAKGLSPWRLRLIDEHIREANHLPTLSELAALCGLSVRQLSRSFRASRGCSLGEYAATKRLEIAKELLDRDYSVKSVAYTLGFASPSGFCSAFKRHSGQTPGEYRAERVLIKRRH
- a CDS encoding cold-shock protein, coding for MSNRVTGTVKWFNETKGFGFLEQQGGPDVFAHFSAISGSGFKTLAEGQQVEFTVTQGQKGPQAENIVAV
- a CDS encoding sulfotransferase family protein — protein: MTDFNADQLIEKAQQATGLSQFDSHSFEEGLSILLRDANQLEMPERGATRFEESILQYLGNRLKVSDYLRQRPELLERKIERPVFVFGVPRTGTTLLSNLLAADPQRRSPLTWEIEDPVPPPTSDTLFTDPRAVERLKIEKELLAAAPEMGKYYRSSAIYPNECVYFMAHDFKTLMLESRGKLPNYRDWLLNDADMSTAYQYHRKFLQLLQADAPGVWNLKMPSHALWLDTLLEVYPDARLIWTHRDPLTATGSFCSLISLAHMGFTGGVDKDWIAENCVYQAQLHAERIMDFRDRAGEDRVIDVHYADLMEQPIATMEKLYQQLGDDFDDAARQGMQGWLDDNPQNKFGKHDYKLAEFGLDESSLRSTFERYLSRYQVRPEG
- a CDS encoding SDR family NAD(P)-dependent oxidoreductase codes for the protein MSALFDLSGKVALVTGGNGGLGLGFARGIAKQGGAVEIWGRSEEKNAKAKAELEEYGVKVTARQVDVSSEEQVVAGFKALISDHGRLDAVFANSGVPAPTRSLLETTSEQWHSLLDINMHGAFYTLREGARLMVERAENGEPGGSLVFCGSLSMFQGIPGKAQYAAAKAGIGAAIRCMAVEFGRHGIRANSIAPGYIKTEMTGSDAEWSDIDKFFASRTPVPRPGYTSDFEGIAAYLASDASSFHTGDTLVIDGAALITL
- a CDS encoding zinc-dependent alcohol dehydrogenase; the protein is MRILNIHDIDDVRLDTYTPAEPGDNDVVIGVKACGICGSDLSYIKIGGIMRQPGGVTPIGHEAAGEVLHVGKAVEDVRVGQRVVVNPMQTPSYIGSGGPEGAFTEQLLVRDARLGASLLPIPDDLPYDIAALTEPLAVALHGVNRAQAKAGDNVVVFGCGPIGLGMVMWLVDRGANVVALDLSPQRRERALQVGAQAAFDPTQVDLKAELIKLHGSTRVFSREAVGTDAFIDAAGAPNILNDVIAMAKYQSRMVVTAAYMKPVEINLGAMLTTEMSITTAVGYPDEMPEVIAAMPRLRDTLQGMISHHFPLDEVIHALEVAASPESAKVMINIDGES
- a CDS encoding alkyl sulfatase dimerization domain-containing protein, with the protein product MGDAKKPQLASLVQAGAQQTEAEPITERIFMAKDISNAYLVKTDGGDVLVNAGFMGSAQSIKTLFEPHRSGPLQAIFLTQAHADHFGGVPVLKESDTKIVAQRGFVDTAQFFHRLMPYLGRRSGKLWGGTIQGRRDPVPEVAPDIAVDDHLALEFGGTRFDVIATPGGESPDAVAVWMPAEKTLFTGNLFGPVFMSVPNLNTVRGDKPRSVERFLSSLNRVRTLGAELLITGHGEPIRGGDHIQAQLDKLYDAVAYIRDETIAGMNAGKDLYQLMAEVTLPAHLSLLQAHGKVSWAVRSIWHEYSGWFLYDSTASLYPVPPSAVYQDIADLAGGADALATRAQGHVEARRAVQAIQLLDIALTAAPAHRHSLDVKRQALQQLLDAAAAADNLSEIMWLRSELKAVDDTLNPSGYSYKKPYNKPDNNSGNKPGND
- a CDS encoding MFS transporter, with protein sequence MQESASAGVAGSAASQPYPKPMVAWYATIAMAFLYWLSILDRFIISLLVEPIKRDMNITDFQFSLLHGMAFAITYSLFGLAAGALADRYSRRWIIFGSVAIWSAATAACGAAVHYWQLLFARVGVGAGEAGLNPSATSILTDLFPKDRLTTAMAVFTIGATIGSGTAYFFGGMIVDLVAQTPSYMLPIIGEIRSWQAVFFVIGIPGMLLAFIVFSFPEPVRRNVRDGLNTDSPWRGVLNSYRKLLAFIGTQKRFFAHHYVGFALGSMVMSGSAIWYPAHMARTFGWSPGEIGLWLGSVVVVSAISGKMLCGFMVDRMYRRGYRDGQFRWFAGCMVVATPVGIAAMMATSPWIFLGLLGIFLALMAALPACYSASLNLATPNELRGTGIAFFAGTAGLIGMGSGPLLIAAVSDLVFGEGSIGAGMATVIAACCPLGALVLATGCKAMSSAVRDLEAKTQ
- a CDS encoding acetyl-CoA C-acetyltransferase, whose protein sequence is MSEAYILDAVRTPRGIGKPGKGALTHMHPQHLAAAVLKALQERNNIDAADIDDVIWGTSAQKGKQGGDLARMAALDADFPIQVSGVTMDRFCGSGLTAVGMAAGQLKAGFEDLLIAGGTEMMSLITTISQQEREAGLKPLMMGTGNERLHEKHPQSNQGVCADAIASLEGITREDVDALALESQRRAANAIEKGYFDRALVPVYDASGKLVLDKDEYPRPNTTAADLAALEPSFGKLADFPINAAGETFRSLINRRYPDLKIEHIHHAGNSSGVVDGAAGLLMASPAYADKHGLKPRAKVIASANIGDDPTLMLNAPVPAAKKVLAKAGLSIDDIDLWEVNEAFAVVVEKFIRDLNIDRDKINVNGGAIALGHPIGATGAVLIGTVLDELERRDLRRGLITMCAAGGMAPAIIIERV